One Bemisia tabaci chromosome 4, PGI_BMITA_v3 genomic window, TAATGATTACCACCATCTAAAGTCGTTGTCTGTTTTCGATCCTAAAGTCTCATGAAGCTTGGCAAATTACGCTGAGGTCAATCAATGTAAAAACtataattttctattttaaaaaaattaatcaagttGTGAACTGTCTACGTATCAAAGAGTAAAACTCATGCAAGTCCAAATAAGAGGTGAATATTATCGATTTATTCTGCGTCTAGAATCACAATGTTATATTTGTTCTTCACATTCATGTCTGCAAATGCACGTGAAATAGAAACGCCTTTCATTCCGGATTTTCTTACGGATAACCTAAAAAAGTTAGAGCGGTACAAGATTATGCCAGAACTGATGTCCTGGCCACCACATCTTCATGCGCAGGTATATACTCCCCTTATAGTTCAGTAGATTCAGATTACCAAATTTAACCTATAAGGATTTAGAAATATCGTTTATGAATGAATATTACTAGCATGATCCGCGTTTTTCTAGAGAAGGGTgcgtattttggaattttttcaggTGCTGTAATTTATATACATTACAGCACCGGCATAGTTATTGGCATCtatatttttggatttttgtaGCCACTTAAGTCATTTCAGTCAGCATCCTTATTAAATTAAAGCAGTTTGAATACTACAAATTCAGTATGAGGATGGTTTGTTGATCGAAAACTTAGAGGCAGTAGAATCAATCCGAAGGGAGTATGGAAGTTACGCGCGGTTCCTTGTCACGCCTTCAATCTTCAAAGTAGGCTATAAAAATATCCTGTGTACGATATTAGATACCTCCTCGAGGCAGAGTGGcacaatttaatgaaaaataaaaatttcgctttaaatatatcaagatactgcaaaaatatattatgaaagatattggaaaatattgaaaaaatattgaaagatgTGTACATCACAAAATTAAAGATGCAAACCCAATCGTGGATTATCAGCGCACGCTAAATATTCTGAACTATTAAAACGCtgccaaaatttttttaaggcGTTTTTCTACTCGTGTGTATCCCTCATGTTTCCCGtgcgataaaaataaataaaaattcagagttaaataagaaaattaaggattttttgtgttgtttggttttttttttttttttttatttattgcgaATAGCATATCCTGCCCCGACTGTGTTGTATTCGACATCGATATGATTCGGAACTatatatcaatatttttacttatttcgaCCATATTATTCAAATACATCTCCCCATCTTCTGTAGATAACTTTCCATGACGGGTCACTCGCAGACTACGGGAATGTGGTCACGCAACAGCAAATGCTTAAAGCACCGAATATCTCGTGGGCGGCTGAAATGGAAACCGAACACACGGTAGTAATCATGGGTAAAATTTTTATCTCGCATTTTGGAGTGGTCCGGTTTTCGTCCTCAACAGCAGGAAGACCTCTATTAAAGAATAAttgaatatcgacggtaaaaATCCCAAACCGCgcgcgtatctcggtttacgacgttgcaCATTTCCTCTTCCATTTTATCTTTTGAATGGAGAactattcaacgtcaattcttgaaattttccttgactttcctTCTCCGTGCGAATCAAATTCTGAGGAATTATGTTGatttgtttccttttaaaaaaataaaatcaaagcaaagatctttaagcaccgcaaacgagataagtgGTTTAGAAGTTTACCCGTAGACATTTTTATGGCCAAATGCTGATACCGATTTTCGGCCGCTTTTCAACTGTACAGGCCGAAATTGCCGTGAAAAGAatgtctagaggctcatacggcggccTTTAGACATTGCCAAACGTTCtgtgacaaatcacgaatttcggAGAGCATATTTGCAGTTATTTaccttccaaat contains:
- the LOC109035609 gene encoding uncharacterized protein isoform X2, whose amino-acid sequence is MLYLFFTFMSANAREIETPFIPDFLTDNLKKLERYKIMPELMSWPPHLHAQITFHDGSLADYGNVVTQQQMLKAPNISWAAEMETEHTVVIMDLDHNVDRSRGVPPNVSEIQYAYWVLGNIPGASLEKGLEIVPYEAPRITDAGHGEFGTIECGLTTTHCQRSTC